From a single Vitis vinifera cultivar Pinot Noir 40024 chromosome 18, ASM3070453v1 genomic region:
- the LOC100253906 gene encoding protein PHOSPHATE-INDUCED 1 — protein MAFSLSLKTHSLVVVVVIFHLFFISPCFCARKLTSLYQPPPMALTYHNGALLEGHLPVSILWYGQFSPAQKSIVADFLLSLDPHDQPENLSSKKPSTSQWWKTIQTYLKKAGKREIQIELSNQISDESCSMGKTLKKSQISELARAVSSKSSGLTLVLTAKDVAVEGFCMSNCGFHGSDARKRSAFIWVGNSETQCPGQCAWPFHQPIYGPQTTPLIAPNGDVGLDGMVENIATLLAGTVTNPFGNGYFQGSAEAPLEVASACPGIYGKGAYPGYAGELLVDSSTGASYNALGVNSRKYLLPAVLDPSTSQCSTVV, from the coding sequence AtggctttctctctctccctcaaaACACACTCTCTTGTTGTTGTCGTTGTTATTTTTCACTTGTTCTTCATTAGCCCGTGTTTCTGCGCAAGAAAGCTAACTTCATTGTACCAGCCACCACCCATGGCTCTCACATACCATAATGGCGCTTTGCTTGAAGGACATCTCCCAGTATCAATTCTTTGGTACGGACAATTCTCACCGGCTCAGAAATCTATTGTTGCAGACTTTCTTCTCTCCCTCGACCCACATGATCAACCAGAGAATCTCTCCTCTAAAAAACCTTCAACCTCGCAGTGGTGGAAAACTATCCAAACCTACTTGAAAAAGGCTGGCAAAAGGGAGATCCAAATTGAACTGTCCAATCAAATCTCAGATGAGTCCTGTTCCATGGGCAAAACCCTCAAGAAATCCCAGATTTCCGAGTTGGCTCGTGCTGTAAGCTCCAAATCCAGTGGGTTAACTCTGGTTCTCACAGCAAAAGACGTTGCAGTTGAAGGCTTCTGTATGAGCAACTGCGGGTTTCATGGGTCGGACGCTAGAAAGAGGTCAGCCTTCATCTGGGTTGGGAACTCGGAGACTCAGTGCCCTGGCCAATGCGCGTGGCCCTTCCACCAACCCATCTACGGACCACAGACAACACCACTGATTGCACCCAACGGGGACGTGGGGTTGGATGGCATGGTCGAAAATATAGCGACTCTTCTGGCCGGAACTGTAACCAACCCTTTTGGAAACGGCTATTTCCAGGGCTCAGCTGAGGCGCCTCTGGAGGTGGCTTCAGCTTGCCCAGGAATTTATGGGAAAGGAGCTTATCCGGGATACGCCGGAGAGCTGTTGGTGGATTCCAGCACCGGTGCGAGCTATAATGCGCTGGGTGTAAACAGCAGGAAATACCTCCTACCTGCAGTGCTTGACCCTTCTACTTCGCAGTGCTCAACTGTTGTTTGA